A single Symbiobacterium thermophilum IAM 14863 DNA region contains:
- a CDS encoding type II toxin-antitoxin system death-on-curing family toxin, translating into MLICLTADHLVGLHRRIIAETGGPHGVRDLGGVQSAAARPFRTYDGQALYPTLEEKAAALAEGISRNHPFVDGNKRVAIAAGCLFLMLNGREITASEQEMERTAWALAVREIDLQQLADWFRQHSREKS; encoded by the coding sequence ATGCTGATCTGCCTGACGGCCGATCACCTGGTCGGCCTGCACCGCCGGATCATCGCCGAAACCGGGGGACCTCACGGGGTGCGCGACCTGGGCGGCGTGCAATCGGCCGCCGCCCGCCCGTTCCGGACCTACGACGGCCAGGCGCTCTACCCGACCCTCGAGGAGAAGGCCGCCGCCTTGGCGGAGGGCATCTCCCGGAACCATCCCTTCGTGGACGGCAACAAGCGCGTGGCCATCGCGGCCGGATGCCTCTTCCTGATGCTCAACGGCCGGGAGATCACCGCATCGGAGCAGGAGATGGAGCGGACGGCCTGGGCGCTGGCCGTGCGGGAGATCGACCTGCAGCAACTGGCAGACTGGTTCCGGCAGCACAGCCGGGAGAAGAGCTGA
- a CDS encoding M23 family metallopeptidase, which produces MIGNRRAALLALAALVVAGCAAPDRGEISTEPRPVPAEMVQLPASAPVITLRPAQVLQGDFAVLKVDQPLPGEPALHVEGLSEQPKLFLLDRHPTAFIGIPAAAPVGTYPVRLTWEGGEWEGTLEVVRKDFTVDRLEVTAEQEQIYYDPRQAEQWEKLYRLRSTSFPEPLWQGAFRPPLDGELWVTTYFGEIRIVNGVETGRHSGMDFGAPLGTPIYAPARGRVILAEEFIVSGRTIVIDHGLNLFTAYYHCEELLVQPGDWVEPGDPIGTVGSTGFSTGPHLHWTATVGNTPVDPWPLTQGSVADLFAGGRD; this is translated from the coding sequence ATGATCGGGAACCGTCGCGCCGCGCTGCTCGCCCTGGCCGCGCTTGTCGTGGCGGGCTGCGCCGCCCCGGACAGGGGGGAGATTTCGACGGAGCCCCGCCCCGTCCCTGCGGAGATGGTGCAACTCCCAGCTTCTGCCCCGGTCATCACGCTTCGGCCCGCGCAGGTGCTGCAAGGGGACTTCGCGGTCCTGAAGGTCGACCAGCCGCTGCCCGGCGAGCCGGCGCTGCACGTGGAGGGGCTCTCCGAGCAGCCGAAGCTGTTCCTGCTCGACCGGCATCCCACCGCCTTCATCGGCATCCCGGCCGCGGCGCCGGTGGGCACCTACCCCGTTCGCCTCACCTGGGAAGGCGGCGAGTGGGAAGGCACCCTGGAGGTGGTGAGGAAGGACTTCACCGTCGACCGGCTGGAAGTGACCGCGGAGCAGGAGCAGATCTACTACGATCCCCGCCAGGCCGAGCAGTGGGAGAAGCTGTATCGGCTGCGCTCCACCAGCTTCCCGGAACCGCTCTGGCAGGGCGCGTTCCGGCCGCCGCTGGACGGCGAGCTGTGGGTGACCACCTACTTCGGCGAGATCCGCATCGTCAACGGGGTCGAGACGGGCCGGCACAGCGGGATGGACTTCGGCGCGCCCCTGGGCACCCCCATCTACGCGCCGGCCCGGGGAAGGGTGATCCTGGCCGAAGAGTTCATCGTGTCGGGCCGGACCATCGTCATCGACCACGGACTCAACCTCTTCACGGCGTACTACCACTGCGAGGAGCTGCTGGTGCAGCCGGGCGACTGGGTGGAGCCCGGAGACCCCATCGGCACCGTGGGCTCCACCGGCTTCTCCACCGGCCCCCATCTGCACTGGACAGCCACCGTGGGCAACACGCCGGTGGACCCGTGGCCGCTCACACAGGGCAGCGTCGCCGACCTGTTCGCCGGGGGACGGGACTGA
- a CDS encoding acyl-CoA thioesterase produces the protein MEGFPFVMEQVVIFRDIDMMGHVNNAVYASYFEAARVEYFYQLLDGKTDRFPFIVAELTITYKSPAYLRERLLIGQRVSEIRNSSMVIDGQIVEKTTGRLVATSRVVGVHYDYKEQRPVPIPPELRDLIARFEGRAL, from the coding sequence TTGGAGGGTTTCCCTTTCGTCATGGAGCAAGTGGTGATCTTCCGGGACATCGACATGATGGGCCACGTCAACAACGCCGTCTACGCGTCCTATTTCGAGGCCGCGCGCGTGGAGTATTTCTATCAGCTCCTGGACGGGAAGACTGACCGGTTCCCCTTCATCGTCGCCGAGTTGACCATCACGTACAAGTCGCCCGCCTACCTCCGGGAGCGGCTGCTCATCGGCCAGCGGGTCAGCGAGATCCGCAACTCCAGCATGGTCATCGACGGGCAGATCGTGGAGAAGACCACCGGCCGTCTGGTGGCCACCAGCCGGGTAGTCGGCGTGCACTACGACTACAAGGAGCAGCGCCCGGTCCCCATTCCCCCGGAACTGCGAGACCTGATCGCCCGCTTCGAAGGGAGGGCCTTATGA
- a CDS encoding endolytic transglycosylase MltG, whose amino-acid sequence MTWILLAAGLLLVVLGVWGGPATRRRPEKAERIPREATVQEAWDILTSPVEYDEELIKIPDHQPWFLPGGDRRFQRGLAVGLGAGLMLAVLLAPLIARPKAPASPEPGDNTGVVQGPGQQDPGGWAPDPSFPPNPPPAADPEPDPEPEPDPGNAGEPEPAPSQTVTVTVAMGSSSQDIAALLKEAGLVKSEEDFLSVVAELGVETRLKAGTFDIPTDASPIEIVNLLTQ is encoded by the coding sequence GTGACCTGGATCCTGTTGGCTGCAGGCTTGCTGCTCGTCGTCCTCGGCGTCTGGGGCGGTCCGGCCACGCGCCGGCGCCCGGAGAAGGCCGAACGCATTCCCCGGGAGGCCACCGTGCAGGAGGCATGGGATATTTTGACCAGCCCGGTGGAGTACGATGAAGAACTGATCAAGATCCCCGATCACCAGCCCTGGTTCCTGCCGGGGGGCGACAGGCGGTTCCAGCGGGGCCTGGCGGTGGGCCTCGGCGCCGGCCTGATGCTCGCCGTGCTGCTCGCGCCCCTCATCGCCCGCCCGAAGGCGCCGGCGTCCCCGGAACCCGGAGACAACACCGGGGTGGTGCAGGGACCGGGCCAGCAGGACCCCGGCGGGTGGGCGCCGGATCCGTCGTTCCCGCCCAACCCGCCGCCGGCCGCCGATCCCGAACCCGATCCCGAGCCCGAACCCGATCCCGGGAACGCCGGGGAGCCTGAGCCTGCCCCGTCGCAGACCGTGACCGTTACGGTGGCGATGGGCTCCAGCTCGCAGGACATCGCCGCGCTGCTGAAGGAGGCCGGGCTGGTCAAGTCGGAGGAGGACTTCCTGTCCGTCGTCGCCGAGCTGGGCGTGGAGACCCGGCTGAAGGCCGGCACCTTCGATATCCCGACGGACGCATCGCCCATCGAGATCGTCAACCTGCTGACGCAGTGA
- the ltrA gene encoding group II intron reverse transcriptase/maturase has protein sequence MEQVVARENMLAALKRVERNGGAPGVDGVPTERLRDQIRVEWSRIREELLQGTYRPQPVRRVEIPKPGGGKRMLGIPTVMDRLIQQALLQVLTPIFDPTFSESSYGFRPGRRGHDAVRKARQYVEEGYDWVVDMDLEKFFDRVNHDVLMARVARRVTDKRVLRLIRRYLQAGVMLNGVVVATEEGTPQGGPLSPLLANILLDDLDKELERRGHHFVRYADDCNIYVRSKRAGERVYRSVRHFLQERLRLKVNEEKSAVDRPWKRQFLGFSFYKHRGVRIRLAPKSLKRVKDKLRTLTDRNRSQSMEDRIRCLNAYLRGWVGYYALSDARSAFERLEGWLKRRLRACVWRQWKRVRTRFRELRALGLPEWVVYQLANSRKGPWRMAGGPLNSALGDAYWRAQGLISLTECYEANRQSWRTAGCGPACPVV, from the coding sequence ATGGAGCAGGTGGTGGCCAGGGAGAACATGCTGGCCGCCCTGAAACGGGTGGAGCGGAACGGAGGCGCTCCCGGCGTGGACGGTGTCCCCACCGAACGGCTGCGGGACCAGATTCGCGTGGAGTGGAGCCGCATCCGTGAGGAACTGCTCCAGGGGACCTACAGACCGCAGCCAGTCCGCCGGGTCGAAATCCCGAAACCGGGCGGCGGCAAGCGGATGCTGGGGATTCCCACCGTGATGGACCGCCTGATCCAACAGGCACTCCTGCAAGTACTGACGCCGATCTTTGACCCGACATTCTCCGAATCCAGCTACGGCTTTCGGCCGGGGCGGCGGGGTCATGATGCGGTCAGGAAGGCACGTCAGTACGTGGAGGAAGGGTACGACTGGGTCGTGGACATGGACCTGGAGAAGTTCTTCGACCGGGTCAACCACGATGTGCTGATGGCCCGCGTGGCGCGGCGGGTAACGGATAAGCGTGTGCTGCGGTTGATCCGGCGGTACTTACAGGCCGGGGTCATGCTGAACGGGGTAGTCGTGGCGACGGAGGAAGGGACGCCGCAGGGCGGCCCGCTGAGTCCGCTGCTGGCGAACATCCTGCTGGATGACCTCGACAAGGAGCTGGAGCGCCGTGGCCACCACTTTGTCCGGTACGCCGATGACTGCAACATCTACGTCCGCAGCAAGCGGGCGGGAGAACGGGTCTACAGGAGCGTGCGCCACTTCCTGCAGGAGCGGTTACGGCTGAAGGTCAACGAGGAGAAGAGCGCAGTGGACCGGCCGTGGAAGCGGCAGTTCCTCGGGTTTAGCTTCTACAAGCACCGGGGAGTGCGCATCCGGCTGGCCCCGAAGAGCCTGAAACGCGTGAAGGACAAGCTCCGCACGCTGACGGACCGCAACCGCAGCCAGAGCATGGAGGACCGAATCCGGTGCCTGAATGCCTACTTGCGGGGCTGGGTTGGGTACTATGCGCTCTCCGATGCCAGGTCAGCCTTTGAAAGACTCGAAGGATGGCTGAAGCGTCGGCTGCGAGCATGCGTATGGAGGCAGTGGAAGCGTGTACGCACGCGCTTTCGGGAGTTACGCGCCCTCGGTTTGCCCGAATGGGTAGTCTACCAACTCGCCAACAGCCGCAAAGGCCCGTGGCGGATGGCAGGTGGCCCACTAAACAGCGCCCTGGGCGACGCCTACTGGCGTGCCCAGGGGCTGATAAGCCTGACCGAATGCTATGAAGCGAATCGTCAATCCTGGCGAACCGCCGGATGCGGACCCGCATGTCCGGTGGTGTGA
- the acs gene encoding acetate--CoA ligase: protein MDSKQFAALLNEDRRFPPPAEFAARANVADESLYEQAARDREGFWAAQAERLHWFRRWDKVLEWNPPFAQWFLGGKLNVAYNCLDRHLQTHTRTKAAIIWEGEPGDERVLTYLDLHREVCRFANVLRQMGVGKGDRVTIYLPMIPEAAVAMLACTRIGAIHSVVFGGFSAESLRDRINDSRSKVVVTADGGWRRGNIIRMKQIVNEAVVDCASVEKVIVVKRIGHESLVEHGWHPGRDHWYHTLMRNAPVTCPVEEMDAEDPLFILYTSGSTGKPKGVLHTTGGYLTQVAATTKYVFDLKDEDVYWCSADIGWITGHSYVIYGPLANGATTLMYEGAPDYPDRGRIWEIIQKYRVNIFYTAPTLIRSFMRWGEGWPSKYDLSSLRLLGTVGEPINPEAWMWYHKHIGGERCPIVDTWWQTETGAIMATPLPGVVHTKPGSTTRPFPGIEMAVVNEEGQEVPPGAGGYLVVKSPWPSMLRTVWGDPDRYVSTYFGRFGHQVYFTGDGAKRDEDGYYWIIGRVDDVINVSGHRIGTMEVESALVDHPLVAEAAVIGRSHAVKGQAITAFVTLKEGRRGTPDLVDELKQHVVTKIGALARPEEIYFAADLPKTRSGKIMRRLLRDIAEGRALGDTTTLADPNVVAQLRQQYESQEAG, encoded by the coding sequence ATGGATTCCAAGCAGTTTGCGGCACTTCTCAACGAGGACCGGCGTTTCCCGCCGCCGGCCGAGTTCGCCGCCCGGGCCAACGTGGCGGATGAGAGCCTCTACGAGCAGGCCGCGCGGGACCGGGAGGGCTTCTGGGCCGCCCAGGCGGAGCGGCTGCACTGGTTCCGGCGGTGGGACAAGGTGCTGGAGTGGAACCCGCCGTTTGCCCAGTGGTTTCTGGGGGGCAAGCTGAACGTCGCTTACAACTGTCTCGACCGCCACCTGCAGACGCACACCCGGACGAAAGCGGCCATCATCTGGGAAGGCGAGCCCGGCGACGAGCGGGTGCTCACCTACCTGGACCTGCACCGGGAGGTCTGCCGCTTCGCCAACGTGCTCCGGCAGATGGGCGTCGGCAAGGGCGACCGGGTGACCATCTACCTGCCCATGATCCCCGAGGCCGCCGTCGCCATGCTGGCGTGCACGCGGATCGGGGCCATTCACTCGGTCGTTTTCGGCGGCTTCTCCGCGGAGTCGCTGCGCGACCGCATCAACGACAGCCGCTCCAAGGTGGTGGTCACCGCGGACGGCGGCTGGCGGCGCGGAAACATCATCCGCATGAAGCAGATCGTCAACGAGGCCGTGGTCGACTGCGCCTCCGTGGAGAAGGTGATCGTGGTCAAGCGCATCGGCCACGAGTCGCTGGTGGAGCACGGCTGGCACCCCGGGCGCGACCACTGGTACCACACGCTGATGCGCAACGCGCCGGTCACCTGCCCGGTGGAGGAGATGGATGCGGAGGATCCCCTGTTCATCCTGTACACCTCCGGGTCCACCGGGAAGCCGAAGGGCGTGCTGCACACCACCGGCGGCTACCTGACCCAGGTCGCGGCGACCACGAAGTACGTGTTCGACCTGAAGGACGAGGACGTCTACTGGTGCTCCGCCGACATCGGCTGGATCACCGGCCACTCGTACGTGATCTACGGCCCGCTGGCCAACGGGGCCACGACGCTGATGTACGAGGGCGCGCCCGACTATCCGGACCGCGGCCGCATCTGGGAGATCATCCAGAAGTACCGGGTGAACATCTTCTACACCGCGCCCACCCTGATCCGTTCCTTCATGCGCTGGGGCGAGGGCTGGCCGTCCAAGTACGACCTCTCTTCGCTGCGGCTGCTGGGTACCGTCGGCGAGCCCATCAACCCGGAGGCCTGGATGTGGTACCACAAGCACATCGGCGGCGAGCGTTGCCCGATCGTCGACACCTGGTGGCAGACGGAGACCGGCGCGATCATGGCGACGCCGCTGCCCGGCGTGGTGCACACGAAGCCTGGGTCCACCACGCGGCCCTTCCCGGGCATCGAGATGGCGGTGGTGAACGAGGAGGGCCAGGAGGTGCCCCCGGGCGCCGGCGGCTACCTGGTGGTCAAGTCGCCCTGGCCGTCCATGCTGCGCACGGTCTGGGGCGATCCCGACCGGTACGTCTCCACCTACTTCGGCCGGTTCGGCCACCAGGTCTACTTCACCGGCGACGGCGCCAAGCGGGATGAGGACGGCTACTACTGGATCATCGGCCGGGTCGACGACGTGATCAACGTCTCCGGCCACCGCATCGGCACCATGGAGGTGGAGTCGGCGCTGGTGGACCATCCGCTGGTGGCCGAGGCCGCCGTCATCGGCCGGTCCCATGCGGTGAAGGGCCAGGCCATCACCGCCTTCGTCACGTTGAAGGAAGGCCGGCGGGGCACGCCCGACCTGGTGGACGAACTGAAGCAGCACGTGGTCACCAAGATCGGCGCCCTGGCCCGGCCGGAGGAGATCTACTTCGCGGCCGACCTGCCCAAGACCCGTTCGGGGAAGATCATGCGCCGGCTGCTCCGGGACATCGCCGAGGGCCGGGCCCTGGGCGACACCACCACTCTGGCCGATCCCAACGTGGTGGCGCAGCTGCGCCAGCAGTACGAGTCGCAGGAAGCCGGATAA
- a CDS encoding LysM peptidoglycan-binding domain-containing protein produces the protein MPQCPPGSFSYTVRPGDNFWTLAWRFGTTPQAIARANPGVNSWSLRIGQTLCIPGWSPWVTPPQGRCPQGWEPYRIQPGDTLGSIAWERQTTVANLLRVNPVNPNNLRIGQIICVPAR, from the coding sequence GTGCCCCAGTGCCCACCCGGCTCCTTTTCGTACACGGTGCGGCCGGGAGACAACTTCTGGACGCTGGCCTGGCGGTTCGGCACCACCCCTCAGGCCATCGCCCGGGCCAACCCGGGCGTGAACTCCTGGTCGCTGCGCATCGGCCAGACCCTCTGCATCCCGGGCTGGTCCCCCTGGGTCACGCCGCCGCAAGGGCGATGCCCCCAGGGCTGGGAACCCTACCGGATCCAGCCGGGCGACACCCTGGGCAGCATCGCCTGGGAGCGGCAGACCACCGTGGCCAACCTGCTGCGGGTCAACCCGGTGAACCCGAACAACCTGCGCATCGGCCAGATCATCTGCGTGCCGGCCCGATAA
- a CDS encoding CapA family protein, giving the protein MKTRRRGATWVAPAVALLACLLLLSGCTGRGPGGGAGAPQNAGGEAQAPGPSGGAEEPAGPETGPGSSEDADPEQEERRTARILAVGDLLMHLPLVYASALPDGEWDFTPLFEPVRPWIEAADLAVANLETTLTGPDYPWAGYPSFNTPPEFARDLKAVGFDVLTHANNHSLDYLKFGIEKTHEALERYGMPHTGTARTPDEREEILVVEPVPGIRVAVLAYTATTNWIPLPEPWSVNLVDDEQMPADIRRARAREDVDLVIVALHFGEEYAREPNDEQRHYVDVALQAGADIVLGSHPHVIQPIEVRQVRDEFGRDLPRAVVYSLGNFISNQEGLYREAGIMMLIDVAKEGGVTRIEQVSFVPTWVHGYRAEGRQRYRVVVVEQSLRDCEAGLDPLLTPADCQRLREVWADTTRQAAGSPDVAVWSVDLPPQHPRAQAVAPGSS; this is encoded by the coding sequence TTGAAAACGAGACGCCGCGGGGCCACCTGGGTTGCACCGGCCGTCGCGCTGTTGGCGTGCCTCCTGCTTCTGTCCGGCTGCACCGGACGGGGACCGGGGGGCGGGGCCGGCGCGCCGCAGAACGCGGGCGGTGAGGCGCAGGCCCCCGGCCCCTCGGGCGGCGCGGAAGAGCCCGCAGGGCCCGAGACAGGGCCCGGGTCGTCGGAGGACGCCGACCCGGAGCAGGAGGAACGGCGGACGGCCCGCATCCTGGCTGTGGGCGACCTGCTCATGCACCTGCCCCTGGTGTATGCCTCGGCGCTGCCGGACGGCGAGTGGGACTTCACGCCCCTGTTCGAGCCGGTCCGCCCCTGGATCGAAGCGGCGGACCTGGCCGTCGCCAACCTGGAAACCACCCTCACCGGCCCTGACTACCCCTGGGCCGGGTACCCCAGCTTCAACACCCCGCCGGAGTTCGCCCGCGACCTGAAGGCGGTCGGGTTCGATGTCCTGACCCACGCCAACAACCACTCGCTGGACTACCTGAAGTTCGGCATCGAGAAGACCCACGAGGCCCTGGAGCGGTACGGGATGCCGCACACCGGCACGGCGCGCACGCCGGACGAGCGGGAGGAGATCCTGGTCGTGGAGCCGGTGCCGGGCATCCGCGTGGCGGTGCTGGCCTACACCGCCACGACCAACTGGATCCCCCTGCCGGAGCCCTGGTCGGTGAACCTGGTGGACGACGAGCAGATGCCTGCCGACATCCGCCGGGCGCGGGCGCGTGAGGACGTGGACCTGGTGATCGTCGCGCTGCACTTCGGCGAAGAGTACGCCCGCGAACCCAACGATGAGCAGCGCCACTACGTGGACGTGGCGCTGCAGGCCGGGGCGGACATCGTCCTGGGCAGCCATCCTCACGTGATCCAGCCCATCGAGGTGCGCCAGGTCCGGGACGAGTTCGGGCGCGACCTGCCCCGGGCGGTGGTCTACAGCCTCGGCAACTTCATCTCCAACCAGGAGGGGCTGTACCGGGAGGCCGGCATCATGATGCTCATCGACGTGGCAAAGGAAGGCGGCGTCACCCGGATCGAGCAGGTCTCGTTCGTGCCCACCTGGGTCCACGGGTACCGGGCCGAGGGAAGACAGCGATACCGGGTGGTGGTGGTGGAGCAGTCGCTGCGCGACTGCGAGGCCGGGCTCGACCCGCTCCTCACCCCGGCGGACTGCCAGCGGCTCCGGGAGGTCTGGGCCGATACGACCCGCCAGGCGGCGGGCAGCCCCGACGTCGCCGTCTGGTCCGTCGACCTCCCTCCGCAGCATCCCCGCGCACAGGCGGTGGCCCCGGGATCATCATAG
- the ytxJ gene encoding bacillithiol system redox-active protein YtxJ → MAEARQILTPADVDAVIEASRKRPVLVFKHSTRCPISAAAHREWSAFLAGPEAERADHFWVRVIQERPVSLALASRVGVPHQSPQVLLIRDGRAVWHASHYAITAGRLKAALDQAAAQR, encoded by the coding sequence TTGGCGGAGGCCCGACAGATCCTGACCCCGGCGGACGTCGACGCGGTCATCGAGGCGTCGCGGAAGCGGCCGGTACTGGTGTTCAAACACTCCACCCGGTGCCCCATCTCGGCAGCGGCCCACCGGGAGTGGAGCGCCTTCCTGGCCGGCCCCGAGGCGGAGCGGGCTGATCACTTCTGGGTGCGGGTGATCCAGGAGCGGCCCGTGTCCCTGGCCCTGGCCAGCCGCGTGGGGGTGCCCCACCAGTCGCCCCAGGTGCTGCTGATCCGAGACGGCCGGGCGGTCTGGCACGCGTCGCATTACGCCATCACGGCCGGGCGGCTGAAGGCGGCGCTGGACCAGGCAGCCGCGCAGCGGTAA
- a CDS encoding class I SAM-dependent methyltransferase, whose amino-acid sequence MRLATRILLSLNKLFPPPVHPFNLANQGTMRYADWQFERGHLTLEHYRPFLSPEEIMRGKTVLDIGSGAGGKTLYYATLGVKKIYGVDVVPHYEHEARALAAEKNLSDRAEFLTADATALPFPDDHFDVIIANDVMEHVAQPEAVLREAYRVLKPGGRFFTNFPPYYHPYGAHLSDVIGIPWVHAFFSEPVLIEAYRELVKDLPDADMRLRLRLGNPETNRTRITYINRMTIKRFRRIVEESPFRIAHWRLVPLRSFLKPLAAVAPEFFMKAVVCILEK is encoded by the coding sequence TTGCGACTGGCCACGAGGATTCTGCTTTCGCTGAACAAGCTCTTCCCCCCGCCCGTGCACCCGTTCAATTTGGCCAACCAGGGCACGATGCGGTACGCCGACTGGCAGTTCGAGCGGGGCCATCTCACCCTGGAGCACTACCGGCCCTTCCTGTCGCCGGAGGAGATCATGCGGGGCAAGACCGTGCTGGACATCGGCTCGGGGGCGGGCGGCAAGACCCTCTACTACGCCACCCTGGGCGTGAAAAAGATCTACGGCGTGGACGTCGTCCCCCACTACGAGCACGAGGCCCGGGCCCTGGCGGCCGAGAAGAACCTCTCCGACCGGGCCGAGTTCCTCACCGCCGACGCCACCGCCCTGCCCTTCCCGGACGACCACTTCGACGTGATCATCGCCAACGACGTCATGGAGCACGTGGCCCAGCCCGAGGCGGTGCTGCGGGAGGCGTACCGGGTGCTGAAGCCCGGGGGCCGGTTCTTCACCAACTTCCCTCCGTACTACCACCCCTACGGCGCCCACCTCTCGGACGTCATCGGCATCCCCTGGGTCCACGCGTTCTTCAGCGAGCCAGTGCTGATCGAGGCATACCGGGAGTTGGTAAAGGACCTGCCGGACGCCGACATGCGGCTCCGGCTGCGGCTCGGCAATCCCGAGACCAACCGGACCCGGATCACCTACATCAACCGCATGACGATCAAGCGGTTCCGGCGTATCGTGGAAGAGTCGCCGTTCCGGATCGCCCACTGGCGGCTGGTGCCGCTCCGCTCCTTCTTGAAGCCCCTGGCGGCGGTGGCGCCGGAGTTCTTCATGAAGGCTGTCGTCTGCATCCTGGAGAAGTAA